Proteins encoded in a region of the Salipiger sp. CCB-MM3 genome:
- the nrdR gene encoding transcriptional regulator NrdR — translation MRCPFCGNIDTQVKDSRPAEDHVSIRRRRFCPACGGRFTTYERVQLRDLVVIKSNGRREDFDRDKLERSIRIALQKRPIEPERVDQMISGVVRRLESLGETDIQSKQIGEIVMETLARIDTVAYVRFASVYKNFQAADDFDKFVSELRPGAASDK, via the coding sequence ATGCGCTGCCCGTTTTGTGGAAATATCGACACCCAGGTGAAGGACTCGCGCCCTGCTGAGGATCACGTCTCGATCCGCCGGCGGCGCTTTTGCCCGGCCTGCGGCGGACGGTTCACCACCTACGAGCGAGTGCAGCTGCGCGACCTCGTGGTGATCAAATCCAATGGCCGACGCGAAGATTTCGACCGCGACAAGCTCGAGCGCTCGATCCGCATCGCCCTGCAGAAACGCCCGATCGAGCCCGAGCGCGTCGATCAGATGATCTCGGGTGTGGTGCGCCGCCTCGAAAGCCTTGGCGAGACCGACATCCAGTCCAAGCAGATCGGCGAGATCGTGATGGAAACGCTGGCCCGGATCGACACCGTGGCCTATGTGCGCTTTGCCAGCGTCTACAAGAACTTCCAGGCTGCGGACGATTTCGACAAATTCGTCAGCGAACTGCGCCCCGGCGCCGCGTCTGACAAGTGA
- a CDS encoding secondary thiamine-phosphate synthase enzyme YjbQ has translation MQTSFTIQTSGQGLYEFTRDVAAWVHGTGLLTLFIRHTSASLLIQENADPEVRSDLTAYFHRLVPPSTDPSMQYLTHTYEGPDDMPAHIKAAMMPVSLSIPVSDGRLGLGKWQGIYVFEHRERPHRREVIAHMGP, from the coding sequence ATGCAGACAAGTTTTACCATCCAGACGAGCGGTCAGGGCCTCTATGAATTCACCCGCGACGTCGCCGCGTGGGTGCATGGCACCGGACTGCTGACCCTCTTTATCCGGCACACCTCGGCCTCGCTGCTGATCCAAGAGAATGCCGACCCCGAGGTGCGCAGCGACCTCACCGCCTATTTCCACCGCCTCGTCCCGCCCAGCACTGATCCTTCGATGCAGTATCTGACGCATACCTACGAGGGGCCCGACGACATGCCCGCGCATATCAAGGCCGCGATGATGCCCGTGTCGCTGTCGATCCCGGTGAGCGATGGGCGGCTCGGGCTGGGGAAATGGCAGGGCATCTATGTGTTCGAGCACCGCGAGCGGCCGCACCGGCGCGAGGTGATCGCCCATATGGGGCCGTGA
- a CDS encoding SDR family oxidoreductase, with translation MTRKTLFITGASSGIGAETARAAVENGWNVGLFARSADKLADLEKELGAYALALPGDASSLEEQTEAMAKLAEHFGDVNAAFANAGMGLSQSGTRKGDPEEWELLVRLNVLGVLWTAKAASAYFVKNRGHLLLTGSAAGRTHIKGSVYGASKWFVHGYGGNLAEEFREWGARVTVIAPGMVDTPFFDEGKPDKLKPEDIARSVIFAMNADPRADVREVFVMPVN, from the coding sequence ATGACGCGCAAGACCCTCTTCATCACCGGTGCCTCCTCGGGCATCGGCGCCGAAACCGCCCGCGCGGCGGTCGAGAATGGCTGGAACGTCGGGCTTTTCGCGCGCTCGGCTGACAAATTGGCAGATCTCGAAAAAGAGCTCGGCGCATATGCGTTGGCGCTGCCTGGCGATGCTTCCTCACTGGAGGAGCAGACCGAGGCGATGGCTAAGCTTGCCGAACATTTCGGGGACGTGAACGCGGCCTTCGCCAATGCGGGCATGGGGCTGTCTCAGTCAGGCACGCGCAAGGGCGACCCCGAGGAGTGGGAGCTGCTGGTGCGGCTCAACGTGCTGGGTGTGCTGTGGACCGCCAAGGCCGCCTCTGCCTATTTCGTGAAGAATCGGGGGCACCTTCTACTGACCGGCTCGGCGGCGGGGCGCACGCATATCAAAGGCTCTGTATACGGTGCGAGCAAATGGTTCGTGCATGGCTACGGCGGCAATCTCGCCGAGGAGTTCCGCGAGTGGGGCGCGCGGGTGACGGTTATCGCGCCGGGCATGGTCGACACGCCGTTCTTTGACGAGGGCAAGCCGGACAAGCTAAAGCCCGAGGACATCGCGCGTTCGGTCATCTTCGCGATGAATGCGGACCCGCGCGCCGACGTGCGCGAGGTCTTTGTGATGCCGGTGAACTGA